CTTCGCGGCGTGCTGTTCGGGATCGACGAGTTGCCGCTTGCCGCCCAAAAGCCCGTCTTCGATATTGATGCCGATCGCACCGGCTTTTAGGACACTGGCTGCTGAATTCGCCGCCGCGTCCGCTGTGTCGCCATATCCTGCCTCGAGATCGATCGATACCGGCACCGGGACGGAAGCGGTCATCCGCGAGACCAGACCTTCGATCATGTCGAGCGGGGCATTCTCGCCGTCGGCATAGCCGAGCGCGGCCGCGACCGCGCCGCTGCTGGTCGCCACCGCCGGCGAACTCTTTGCGATGGCCTTGGCGGTCGCGACGTCCCAGGCGTTGAACAGGACGAGCGGGTCGTCGTCCTTGCTGTGAAGAGCATGAAAGGCTTCGGCGTATTGCTGCTGTGTGGTGGCGTCCATTGCGCGCACTCCTGGTTAGTGAGAATTCGAGAGACTTTGTGACGCGGCTGCGGCTTGCGGCACGGCTGCTCAGCCGGCGGCGTGTGTGGTGAACCAGTCCATGATCAGACCGGTAACCTCGGCCTCACGCTCGAGGTGCGGGAAGTGCCCGACACCGGGCAGCACAACGCGCTGATGTGGCCCCTTGAAGAGTGGCTCTTCCTTGATCGAATACCGCGCTGTCGGATCGTTGCCGCCATAGATCGTCAGCGTCGGCGTATGCATGTCGTTGATCGGCAGCCGGCCCGCAACGCCCGCATCGACCAGGCCGTTGTAATATTTCAGCGCCGCCTTCATGGTGCCGGGAGCGCTAAGCGTCTCTTTGACCGAGCGGAGATGCGCTTCGTTCTCAAGGGTTGGCGACCACAGCTTCCAAAGGTAGTCGACGAAGGGTAGTCCCTCGATGTTGACCGCAGAGTGAGCGCCAGGCACCGTAAAGAAATAGACATGGAACACCGATCGAACGGCATCGGGATCGCTCCTGAGGCTCGGGATTGTGATCGGGTGCGCCGTGTTCATGACAACCGCGGCCTTGATCGCCGACGGCGCCGTGGCCAGCACCTGGAAGGTTGAGGTGCCGCCCCAATCCATGCCGACGACGTAGGCCCGTCCGTCGTCGCTCAGCGCCGCGATCAGCGCTTCGAGATCATGGCCCAGCGCGATCGGGTCGAAGATGCCGTCGGCCGGAATCTCGGTCGGCGCATAGCCCCGCAGGAATGGCGCGACCGCGCGATAGCCGCCATCCGCGAACACCTGCAGCTGCTTGCGATACGACCAGGCGTTGTCGGGAAAGCCGTGCATGAACATGACCAGCGGTCCGCTGCCCTGTTCGAGATAGGCAAATCGTACGCCGTTGGCCTGCACGTATTTCAGCGCGGGTTCGCTGCCGGTGGCGTCGGGCGTTGCCAGCGCACTGCTTCGGATCGTCATCGCTCCACTCCATTTTTTCGTCGTTGTTGCTCTCCCGGATAAATATGTGCGCAGCGCACATATCCGGTCAAGTTGTTTT
This Bradyrhizobium sp. CCBAU 53421 DNA region includes the following protein-coding sequences:
- a CDS encoding isocitrate lyase/phosphoenolpyruvate mutase family protein; this translates as MDATTQQQYAEAFHALHSKDDDPLVLFNAWDVATAKAIAKSSPAVATSSGAVAAALGYADGENAPLDMIEGLVSRMTASVPVPVSIDLEAGYGDTADAAANSAASVLKAGAIGINIEDGLLGGKRQLVDPEQHAAKIRVVRDAAQKAGIHLFINARTDPFLLKFGSPEECLDEAASRAKVYAEAGADGIFVPGLTDLALIERLVQLTLLPVNIMVTRGVPEIGELARVGVRRISLGPWPMMAAMRVIGEAAAAVTSSKQYGTFLQPNG
- a CDS encoding alpha/beta fold hydrolase — protein: MTIRSSALATPDATGSEPALKYVQANGVRFAYLEQGSGPLVMFMHGFPDNAWSYRKQLQVFADGGYRAVAPFLRGYAPTEIPADGIFDPIALGHDLEALIAALSDDGRAYVVGMDWGGTSTFQVLATAPSAIKAAVVMNTAHPITIPSLRSDPDAVRSVFHVYFFTVPGAHSAVNIEGLPFVDYLWKLWSPTLENEAHLRSVKETLSAPGTMKAALKYYNGLVDAGVAGRLPINDMHTPTLTIYGGNDPTARYSIKEEPLFKGPHQRVVLPGVGHFPHLEREAEVTGLIMDWFTTHAAG